The Metallibacterium scheffleri region GCCAGCACCCATGGCATGCCGCTGGTGGTGGAGCTGGGCGTGGCCTTCGACGTGCTGGTGGCGATGGTGCTGTTCGGCGTGTTCTTTCTGCAGATCAAGGACAGCATCGACACCCTGGATATCGACCGCCTCAGCCAGCTCGCCTCCAGTGTCGAGCAGGACGACGACACGGAGTCGCCACGATGATCTGGCTGCTGCTGACCGTGTTCACCCCGCTGGCCGGCGCGCTGCTGCTGCCCTTGCTGCCGCGCGTGAGCGTGGCCGGCTGGCTCAACCTCGCGCTGTGCGCGCTCAGTCTGGTCGGCGCGCTGGGGCTGGCGATCGAGGTGTTGCTGCACGGCAGCCTGGCGGGAGACTCGTTTCGCGTCGATGCCTTCAATGTCTATCTGGCGGTGCTGACCGCGTTCGTCGGCCTGACCACGGCGATCTTCTCGCGCCCGTACATGTACTACGTGCACAGCGAGGAAAAGCGCGTCAGCCGCAACGGCATGCGCCTGTACCACAGCATGTATCAGGGCTTTTTGTTCACCATGCTGCTGGCGCTGACCACCGACAACCTCGGCATCCTGTGGGTGGCGGTCGAGGGCGCCACGCTGACCACGGTGCTGCTGGTGTCGCTGTACCGCACGCCCGCGGCGATCGAGGCGGCGTGGAAGTATTTCATCCTCTGCGGCGTCGGCATCGCGCAGGCGCTGTTTGGCACTGTGGCACTGTATTTCGCCGCGCAGCACGCGCTGCCCCCAGGCGCCAATGGCTTGAGCTGGAGCACGCTGTACGCCATCGCACCGCATCTGGAGCCGCGCGTGATGGTGGTGGCCTTCGTGTTCCTGCTGGTGGGCTATGGCACCAAGGTGGGCCTGGTGCCGCTGCACAGTTGGCTGCCGGACGCGCATTCGGAAGGCCCCACGCCGATGTCGGCGGTGCTGTCCGGCCTGCTGCTGAACGTGGCGCTGTACGCGGTGGTGCGCATGAAGATGCTCACCGACGCCGCGCTGCTGCACAGCGACTCGCCGCAGTTGGCCGGGCATCTGCTGATGGGCTTCGGTCTGCTGACGTTTCTGGTCGGCGCGATTTCGTTGCACAGGCGCCGCGACATCAAG contains the following coding sequences:
- a CDS encoding hydrogenase 4 subunit F, producing MIWLLLTVFTPLAGALLLPLLPRVSVAGWLNLALCALSLVGALGLAIEVLLHGSLAGDSFRVDAFNVYLAVLTAFVGLTTAIFSRPYMYYVHSEEKRVSRNGMRLYHSMYQGFLFTMLLALTTDNLGILWVAVEGATLTTVLLVSLYRTPAAIEAAWKYFILCGVGIAQALFGTVALYFAAQHALPPGANGLSWSTLYAIAPHLEPRVMVVAFVFLLVGYGTKVGLVPLHSWLPDAHSEGPTPMSAVLSGLLLNVALYAVVRMKMLTDAALLHSDSPQLAGHLLMGFGLLTFLVGAISLHRRRDIKRLFSYSSIEHMGLMTFGFGVGGPLATFAALLHMLVHSLTKSSIFISVGHATHIARTQRIERIRGLIRTQPAVGWSLLLGVVAIAGFPPFGIFTSEFLLLVATMQAWPWLTPLLVLGLLVALAGLFRAVQPMVFGAAPVGQYPVRANMLPVILQLAMVLILGIAIPGVLAHWLDQATQLISGRPLL